The sequence TACTTTTCTGTTCTGTATCGGAATAATCAAAGTAAGAAtacatgtaatttttttattttttttacgagcGGTCCGGGACCCACTTTTGGGTCCTGTCCTACCAATAATGTCAAGAACTACTTGTTCTtgacattatcaaaaaaaataccTACCTACTACGAGTGTCAGACTCAAGCACAGTATTATGTGTGGCTTATTTgtgcaaaaagttttttttttgtttacataaatACTATTTTTGTCTACATTTACCGTTTACCCTGTAATTGTCTGGCGACCAATCCAGTGTGTACCTCTTCCTCTTACCTGAAGTCAGTTTGGATGGCCCTCAGCTGATCCGTGACTCTAACGGTGATGTGACAGAAGAAGTATACATGGATTTATACTGCTACTGCACCAGATTTTAgggattttacttaattttttttaatgaaatattgtCCAACAATGCCTATGTCTTTTTGAACCAGGCCAGCAGAATGTTTCAGCTCCCCGTCAACAATCTCATCAGTCTACGCAAAGCTCGGAAAAATGTCAAGCGGGCCCTGGGAGACATCGGCTTGGAGTACTGCAGAGATCACCTAGAGGTGAGTGTTTGGACATCCGAGTGTTTTATTTAATTCTGTTGTGGATTGATGGAGAAATGTACACCTAAGAAGAAATATAAATCTGGTGTGACGCTTCCATAGCCTTGCAAGCATTATTTCAtgctaatatttaaaaatactaGTAGTTCTCATTTGGGCCAATCTTGGCTAAATTATGAGGATCATTAAGGAGTTCATTAAGTAGCTTGTCCATTATGCTCTCTGCAAGAAACGCACATTCAGCACTAGGGGGCCTAGCCCAGTTGTAGACTGCACACAATAATGCTGCtagtttactaaactgttttAATATCAGCTTTAATATTGTGTAATAAAAATCACTGACCTACTCCCGACCTTTTATACATCTTATTCTCAGTTTACGTCTGCACCAACATACCAAGTTTCAAGGTTACGACCGCTTTGCAATGAACTCATATGTACAATGATCTTGGGTTGTCAATAATAAATCTTTTTAAGATCAATTATTCCATTGATTACTCAGCCCCTCACCTCTGTGGTTACTAATTCATTTGCGGCATCTGGGTCAGAGCCTTTGTAGAAGTATAGGGTTTGTATGTAGTATTTTCTTTCCAGACACTTGATAATTAGATGGTCAAAATTGGTTATTCTCAGTCTCTGCGAAAAACAGAGTTTCCAGCCAGAAATATGACAAATGTACTCTATCACCCAATCACTTATTTGTGTTTTATCATAGCTGTGCAGTTAGGATGACTTCTCAGTCTTTCTATTATTACTTCCTCGTCCCTCCGCATGATAACGATACTGAATGTCAGAAGTGTACTGTAGCTTATTTGTTGCCATGGAGGCGATGATTAGTGTTTGATATGTTATGTGAAGCAGGCTTTTGCCTCCACAGCTCTGCAACATGTTTAGCCACATTGATTAGCCAACCAGCAATCAGGGTTATGGGCGTAAATGAGTTAGCGTTCATTGATTTCCAAAACAGAATATAAATGATCTGCAATATTTGGCAGCtttgaaactccaaatgaaGTGTTAAAGCACATTCAGGGAGGGGGGAATGCCATACATCACACGCTTGCTGCAAGCAACACAGGCGCATTCAGGGTGCTTTCAAAACGCAGGAACTAACAGACATACGTCACACTGTTCGACACATTAATCCTTTTTCGCCTTTCATTGAGTCTAggtcacaatttggtaaatgtaatactttttcacaaatctgtactattggtcagtccacacatTCGTGTGCGCACGTGTCAAGTGTTGAACATAGTTGCGCTCTTTGATGCGGCAATGTTAAAGTTTAAATACCGGTACACATTTTTTGGGGTGGTCccctgaaaagtgatgattgATGGAAGCACAAATATTCCGCTCAACTGCAGCAATATGTACCTTGATGGTGGTGGTTTAAAAGATGAACGAAAAAGTCATGACATTTCCTAAAAAGCAAGTAGATGTGAAACTTGACATGATCTTGAACAGAATTTGAAAATAAGTGTTAAATGTCTTGTTTCTTTGTGCAGGACTTTAAAGCCTATACCCCCCCAGAGGTGTATATAAAGCACACTTCTTGGGAAGATGTGTGCATGTGGGAGCCATCACATACCAAAGTCCAGGTGTGTAGATATTTAGTGGTTGTCAACTCGCCACTAAAACATAAAAGTGTTCTATATTATTTGTAAGATGAACTGAGATCCTTTCCGAATGTGTCTCAGGACTACAGATCCAAACCTTTCTGCTGCTCCGGCTGCCTCTTCTCATCCAAATACTTCTCAGCGTACAAGAGCCACTTCCGCAATGTCCACAGCGAAGACTTCGAGAACAAAATCCTGCTTAACTGCCCCTACTGCACATACAACGGGAACAAAAAGAGCCTGGAGATGCATATCAAACTTTTCCACATGCCCAGCAACAACACCTTGCGCCAGGGTACCGGCGTTATGGTGGGCGGAGCCAGTGGTCTCATGATGAAGGATGGCCTCCTAAAGAGGCCAGGGGATGGCGTCGAACAGGCCGTGTACTACTGTAAGAAGTGCACCTACCGGGACCCTTTGTACAATGTGGTGCGAAAGCACATCTACAGGGAACACTTCCAGCAGGTGGCTCAGCCTTACATTGCAAAACCGGGAGAGAAGACCAACACTCCAAATGGTGGCCCCACCGCAAAAGCGGAAGGTAGCAACGCAAACAGCGCCGCTAGTCATCAGATCCATTGCAAGAAGTGTCTGTTTGTCCCAAGGACCTATGAGGCACTCGTTCAACATGTCATCGAGGACCACGAGCGGATCGGCTACCAGGTGACTGCTATGATCGGGCACACAAGCGTGATTGTTCCCCGACCGAAACCCATCCTACTGATGCCGCCGAAAACTCACGGGGACAAGACTATCATCGGGATGGGTCCGAAGGGGGCCGTCATGGCCACCGCCAGGCCATCGGCTTCACAGCAGATTGCCCGAGTTGCCGGCACAGCAAAGCCAAGCTTCAGTACTCAAACTCTTCTCCCTGGGAATAAACACGAGTCAGTGGTCTTAAAGTCAGGGATCAACCTCCCCTTCACTTTTGCAGCCCAACAGGCGAAGGTCACGCTACCGGGGAACGTCCAGGTTCCTCTGCAGCCTCACTTGGCAAAACATCACTTTTCTGGAGGCAGCCTGCGGACCCCATTGGTGGTCGGTGCCGTTTCCTCCCTCAAGTCTAACCCCCTGGGCTCGCGGGTCCAGGCGGCGTCCACCACCTTCGCGTCAATCACGGCCAAGAAAAGCGGCTCCTCGGTCCTGGGCACGTCTTATACCCAGAAGTGGAAAATCTGCACCATTTGCAACGAGCTCTTCCCAGAGAATGTGTACAGTTCTCACTTTGAGAAAGAGCACAAAGCTGAGAAGGTTCCTGCCGTGGCCAACTACATTATGAAGATTCACAACTTCACCAGCAAGTGTCTCTACTGCAACCGCTATCTCCCCAGTGATACCTTGTTGAACCACATGCTCATACACGGCCTGTCCTGCCCGCACTGCCGTGCCAACTTCAATGACGTGGAGAAGATGGTGGCTCACATGCGTCTGTCGCACCCAAACGAACCGGTGGGCCCGCGCACTGACTCCCCCCTGACTTTTGACCTCACCCTGCAGCAGGGTAACCCAAAGAACGTTCAGTTGATTGTGACTACCTACAACATGAAAGATGCCCCAGAGGAGTCTGTGGCCTTTCATGCCCATAACAGCACCCTCATGTCGCCTTCCCTGTCCACCTCCATTCTGTCTGCCAAGAGGTTATTGTCTCAGCACCCTCCTAAATTACACGCCGGTGTACCTGAAAGTGCACCTGTCAAGAATGTCTCACAAACGTCTGTACCGTACAAGAGGGACGTTGGGAAGACCCTCTGTCCGCTTTGCTTCTCCATCCTCAAGGGCCCCATCTCGGACTCGCTGGCC is a genomic window of Festucalex cinctus isolate MCC-2025b chromosome 2, RoL_Fcin_1.0, whole genome shotgun sequence containing:
- the adnpb gene encoding activity-dependent neuroprotector homeobox b; its protein translation is MFQLPVNNLISLRKARKNVKRALGDIGLEYCRDHLEDFKAYTPPEVYIKHTSWEDVCMWEPSHTKVQDYRSKPFCCSGCLFSSKYFSAYKSHFRNVHSEDFENKILLNCPYCTYNGNKKSLEMHIKLFHMPSNNTLRQGTGVMVGGASGLMMKDGLLKRPGDGVEQAVYYCKKCTYRDPLYNVVRKHIYREHFQQVAQPYIAKPGEKTNTPNGGPTAKAEGSNANSAASHQIHCKKCLFVPRTYEALVQHVIEDHERIGYQVTAMIGHTSVIVPRPKPILLMPPKTHGDKTIIGMGPKGAVMATARPSASQQIARVAGTAKPSFSTQTLLPGNKHESVVLKSGINLPFTFAAQQAKVTLPGNVQVPLQPHLAKHHFSGGSLRTPLVVGAVSSLKSNPLGSRVQAASTTFASITAKKSGSSVLGTSYTQKWKICTICNELFPENVYSSHFEKEHKAEKVPAVANYIMKIHNFTSKCLYCNRYLPSDTLLNHMLIHGLSCPHCRANFNDVEKMVAHMRLSHPNEPVGPRTDSPLTFDLTLQQGNPKNVQLIVTTYNMKDAPEESVAFHAHNSTLMSPSLSTSILSAKRLLSQHPPKLHAGVPESAPVKNVSQTSVPYKRDVGKTLCPLCFSILKGPISDSLAHHLRDKHQVIQTVHPVEKKLTYKCIHCLGVYTSNMTASTITLHLVHCRGVGKSHNGQDKSAHASRISQGQGGAVKRTAFDSAEASAPKRKRRGPPGERAHPRDMNGSFEENPDEPVALALDPKGLENESYELRKAFLTRYFNRAPYATQREVEKLAAGLWLWKSDISNHFVNTRRKCTQECESQNPGVLLGFSMHEVGKVNHGLALDGVAGACQSQPGRRRTSRTRLGVSERARQRHKESVAANGGTEINPQLNITRNQTETINSTPLHKTSAEPTEPIAIDSDSEEEVQRESGALCQPPGAEERTALTEGAKPTSALHDMFEDDDDDDDDDDDDDDDDDDDDEDEGMHFENGFGPNEAAQGRDALPIIIPKFVPSSARRGGDGAQLGKQQQV